TGTTTTCTTCCTTTCTGAACAAACAGATCTATCTGGTGCTTATGTATCCAATAGAAATTTAGTACTCCGAATACCTGCATTTTCAACTCCATCTTCAGTGGCAGTTGAACCGTTAGGACTTCCAACTAACTATAACTTGTTCACCCAAGATGACAATTCCTGGTTATACCCAGCCTTATATGTTGGAAACGGAAGATTTCTGGTTACGCCCTATTTTACTTCTCAGTATCGCCCTACATTAATCAGTTTTGATTCTACGACAACAAACGATTTAAATACTGGCTTTAGCTGTTCTGTTACTAATCCAGAACTGCACATGCCTGGTTATCAAGTTTTCAATGCTAACGGAATTTCATATCTACAATGCCCAACGACTACAAGTTTAATCGTTAACCCATTGCCAATAAGAACAATACGTATACCTGACTTGACCTCAAATACAATCAACTTTGATGCTGGGGTTCTATTCGAATCAAATTTATTTTCATACAAAGGCCTGTTAATTGCATTAGCAAATGGAACTCAACCATATAATGGCTATACCTTCCCAACGAGTTCATACTCGTCCTCTAATCCAACAATTACTCGAAACACTCCCATTATCTCGGGAATCTCCGTTTCCATGGCAACTTCATCCACTCGATTAAGATCAATCAAAGGATCTGTAAACACGGATTTTATGATTATCTCTGACAATGGATTATTTTCAGCGCCGACTTTAGTAATTTATAAAACAACGGACTCTTTTGCTAGCGTCACAACTGTTAGTTCACTTCCAACGTATTTTAGCGCTCCCGTTTATAGCCAGGAACAATTTCAATCTGCCAACGGTAAATTAAATTTAACCTGGAATATTTCAGCAGGCACAGGTATTGACTCAAGACCTGTTTACCTCACTCATTTCACTAACGATGCGGGTTCTTGGGAAAACCTACCGAGGTTAATTAAAATCCGCTAACACTATCCACCTATCCATCTACAGGTGGACGAGTTTAAAACAAAGAACATCCTTTCTAAATATTTACTTAGGAAAGGATGTTTTCTCTTTCAGAAAAGTATTCACTACCGATTCGTATTCGTCAAACCGAAGGTCAATCGACTTACAATGTTTAGCGCCCCAATCCGTAACTAGTAATTGTTTTCGATTGGATTTTAAATTTTGATAAATTTCTTCCGAATGGGAAACCGGTGTGAACTCATCTGTTCTAGAATGGATGATTAAAACTGGTATAGTTATGTATTTTGCTGCCTTCTTAGGGGATACTTCATCCACAAGAAAGTCCGCCCGTAATTCTGCAATCGATAGGGCAATCGGAGATAAAAATAGAACCAGGGGCGAATATAAATCAACAGCTCTTTTTTCGATAATAGAACGCATATCCATATATGGTGAGTCGGCAATCACAAAGGCAAAGTCATTTCGTCCTTCTGCATATTGTAATGCGGTGGCAGCACCAAAAGAGGCTCCAAAAATTCCAATTTGTTCTTCGGGAACAGTGCTAATCTCTGAAAAAAATTCAATTGCACGCTCTAGATCTTGTTTCTCATAAAAACCGTACGTTCCGTATTCTCCTGCACTTTCACCGTGATGCCTTGCATCATAAACAAACAAACTACAACCTCTTTTCCAAAATAAAGGAGCATACTTGAGAACACCATAACGGGTTCGCGTATGACCATGCAGCAAAACAACCCCACATTTTTTCTTTTTTGGATTTTTGAAATACCAACCTCGAAGTCGTAAACTTCCGTTTTGGAACCGAATGGATTCCGGTTCTGGGAGTCCAAAATCGGCAACGGACTCAATTTTTAATTTTGTTTTGTCTTCTTCTAAACTTGTTACAGGGAAAGAAACGATGGAAGTTGAAAAATAATAACCTGCACCTAGCAAAAAAAAGGTGAGAAAAATAATAAATGTACTGAGAATCTTTTTCATTAAAGGAAGCCTAGTTGGAAAAATCTAGGAGAGACCACAATCAGAAAAGCGAATTTTCCAAAATGTCCGGTTTTAGTGCGAAAAAGAATTGCCTGCTTATGATCCTTCCCCCATTTCTAAAGGAAATCTATGAAACCATATTTAGCGTGCCTATCCCTCCTCCTTAGTCTTTTCTTTGCAAACTGTCGCACGATGGATGCGGCTGTCCAATACCCTGATTCGGGAAAAACAGATCTGGGAATTACGAAAGTAGCTGTTTTACTTTTTGATATTGAAGAAGCAAAATGGGGGGATGAATTCACCGACGCCGTGTCCTTACAAATTGCAAAACGCCTCCCGATCAAAGTCATCGAAAGGGAACAACTTTCCAAGGTAGTAAACGAACAAAGTTTTTCTAAAACCGGAATTATTGATACACAAACAGCTGTTCGCCTAGGAAAAGTTTTAGGTGTTGATGCTCTCATTTTTGGAAGAGGATCCTCACTCAAAAAATACGATGAAAAAGGAAAACTCATTCCCAACTTAGTAGATACTGTTTCCTTAAAAATAGTTCATATTGAATCCGGGCATGTGATCGTAAACGCACGTAAAAAGCCAGGTGCAGACTGGACAATCGGTCGACTTTTGCAGTATAGTTTGGGACTAGGTCTCATTTGGAGCCGTGAAGACATTCTCCTAACTACAAGTGAGTACGATTTTGTAGCGGAAAGTTTGGTGGAACGAATTGTATCTGAACTAAAGAAATAATCTATATAAAATAAAGGACAAGTGATGAAAATTAACATTGGAATCCCAGAAGAAGAAAGAAGTGCTATCTCAGAGTCTTTAAAAAAACTCTTAGCGGATACGTACACTTTGTACCAGAAAACACATAGTTACCATTGGAATGTTACAGGGCCTATGTTCCAAACTCTACATATTTTGTTTATGACTCAATACACAGAACTTTGGAATGCCATCGACCCGATTGCCGAAAGAATTCGATCTTTGGGTTATTATGCTCCTATGGGCGGGTGGGAATTCGCTAAATATTCCAGTATTTCGGAAGACAAAGAAGTTCCAAAAGCTACGGATATGATTAGAAGACTCGTGGAAGGCAATGAAGCAGTGATCCGCACAGCACGTGCCGCTTACGAACCTGCCGAAAAAGGAAATGACCAAGCCACCTTGGATCTACTCACACAAAGACTTGACATTCACGAAAAAACTGCCTGGATGTTACGTTCGTTACTCGAAGATTAAAAGTTTGAACAGTAGTCAAATATAGACTACTGTCCGTTACTCTCTTAAAATTGTTCTAACACCGATTTTAAAATACCCACTAACACCCAATTTTTCCTTGCGTACTTTTCCTAGATTGCTTTAACTATGCGTTAAACGAGGGAAAAATTGAAAAACTCAATCTTAAAATCAACCATCTACATTCTTATTTTTCTTAGTGTTTTCCTAATAGGATGCCACGAAAAAAAAGACAACACCACAAACAATCTACTCGCTCTCTACCTGTTATCTGGTGACCCAACAGATACTATGAATCTAAATACTCCCCTGGGTCGTGCTAGTGCTACAGCCAATGCGATTTCTTCCATTTCGGCAAATTCCACGACCGTTTCTAATTCGGGCAGTTTCACTATGAAAAACCCTAATATGAAACTCCCTTTAGACCAACAGCTGCTAGCGGCCATTCATAAAATCTATCAATATGGAAAAGATCCCGTTGTCGCGAAACAAGTAATGTCAGAATTGATTACAAAAAATTTCCCGCAAAAAAATGGCAAAATCGAAAAGGTGTTAACTGCTTGGTCTGGTGCTACTGTAGTCAATGGCCGTAATGAGTATACATATTCAGGCACTCTAAAAGGACGAGTCTTCGAGAAACGAACAACGAATATGACTGTGAATGGTGCTGCCTGCCCCGTCACTGCTTATTTTGTTGCACTATTACAACAAAATCAATTAGCAGAAAAAGGAACTGCTGTTTTTTCCAATGGAAAACTTTCTGTCAGTCAAACCAACACGCTTGGAGATTCCATCAACAAAGCGGACGTAGTTTTTAATGATTTTGGATCGATTTACACTGATAGTTTTGCGTATTACAAAGAATTGAAAAAATTCAATACTTTGCCAAGTGCTGGAACCTGTGAAGGACTTCAAACATCTTATGCGACGCAAGATAACTTTACAAAACCAGTAACCATGAATGGACCACTCAGTTTTGAATCTACATATCTAGTATCTGCGAGTTTTCCAAACATTCGATTTAGAGCTAAATCGTTTAGCAGTTCTAATGGACTTATCATCTCTCAAGGGAATATCACAACACCTTCATTAATAATCGAAAGTTTGTCCTATGACACTGAAGTCGACGTAGTTTCTTCCAACAATCGTTTGTCAGGAACCATCAAGGTAACAATCACTGGAAAAATCAACGGAGAATCATTAACTGAAAATCTAAGTGTAGTTTTTTAATTTAACCCAAAAAAATTATTATACTTTAAGGGTTAATATATAAAACTTTTTCAGAACGATTTCGAATCACTTTGATTTGTAATCGTTCTGAATGGGCTACTTCCTTAAAAAAAGAGTTCAACTCTTCATTACTTCTGATTTTCTTTCCATTGATTTCGACAATCAAATCATAGCGTTTTAAACCAGAAACTTCCGCTGGACTTTTTTCCACTAAGTAACTGATGAGAACACCTTCCCTAGTTGGTAAATTTAAGTTTTGAACCAAAAAATCTGTGATGGTGGGAACTTCGACAATTCCTCTTTGTATTTCTTCTTTAGAAAATTTGGTTAACGAAACAGAACTTAGAAATTCAGACAAGTATTTTGGTAAAATGGCAAACCCAACTCCTTGTTGGTTGTATTCTGAATTTTTTAATTGGAATTGAGCCATTCCAATTAAATTCCCACGAACATCAAATAGGGCAGCACCAGAACTTCCTGGTAATATCGATTGGTTGACCTGTAAAAAAGATATCTCAGACACGATAGAATCAACACCCACTCTTACGGGATCGGACACGATACCAGATGTAAAACTTTCTTCTAACCCCAATGGTGAAGATATCGAATAATAAGTTTGCCCTCTTTCAGCCTTTCCTTTTTCGTTCAAATCGAAAAAATTAAATGTATCATCCGTTTCTAAAGCTACAAGACTGATGTCTTTTTTGAAATCAGAGGATATCACTTTACCCAGATATCTTTTTCCATTCCCACCGAGCCTGACCACTAACTTTTTTTGATAATTCCCAATGACATGGGCACAAGTAAGAACAAATCCATCTTTAGAGATCAAAAATCCAGATCCACTCCAACGTTTTTTTCCGAGTAAATCTTCGTTTTCGATAGAGATGGAAACTGTCCGAGATACATAATCCGTAAAAATTCTTTGATTGGGATTTTGAGATTCGGTTTTACAAGAAAAAAAAAGGGATGTGAAAAATGAAAAATAAAAACAAAGGTGAAAGATGGATTTCATAACGACAAATATCCGTTATGTGAATTTTAGTATCAAGAAATTAAAGAAAACTCCTCCCCTAAAATTTGTAAATATTCCTTTTGGTGTGTGAAATGGATATAATGCCCACCGTCAGGAATGATTTTCACCAAAAGATTGGGAAATTTTTTTTCGATCAAAACTAAATCATCCTTAGTGATGTATTCAGATTTCCCTCCAATTAAAAAAAGAGTTTTTGTATCCGATGAAACTGATTCAGAAAAAATACTTTCAAAAACTCGCCTTGCACGATTTAAACCAGCCACGTTCAATTTCCATCTATATTCTCCAGAATCCATTCTTTCCAAACTCATCAGTAAAAATTGCCGGATAAAAGTATCGGGTAAATATTTTGTCATCTCCGCATCAATGTCAGTTCGAGAACTAAATCCTTGCAAAGGAAAAGACATAGATTGAATTTCATTTTCATAAGCAAACGGATAGGATCTCGGGGCGATGTCTTGGATGATGAGTTCTTTCAGAAAACTAGGGTGGGTAAAATCAAAATACATCGCAACCAGTCCACCCATTGAATGACCCAGTAAAATTGGATTTTGAATTTTATGATCGGTTAAAAATTCTTCTAAATCCTCTGACATCAGTTTTATGGAATGTTCATCGGAATGAGGAGAGTCTCCATGATTTCTTTGGTCGAGTGTATATACAGATCCAAAAGCAGAAAGAGTTTTTGCCACAGTCACCCAATTTTTAGAAGATCCAAATAATCCATGTAAGATGATGATATCTCCTACGGATTTTTTGCCTTCTGTCGCTTGTTGGAATGGATAAAGTTTATAACTTAGTTTCAAAAAAACCTTTCCTTGAATCTCAGAATATTGCTAACGAAAACATTCTTTCTTTAGGATTTGTAAGTGAGGTAAAATTTGTTTTTTTTCTCTGGGCCCAATCTCGGATGCATATCGAATCATTTGGCTGATCTCAGATTTGATACCTTCCCCAACTGGCGTAAAACAAGGAATGGAATCGGGATCCTTAGTCATAGAATGTAAACTGGTTACCAAATCCTTGGTATATAAATTCACATAATTCCCAGTAGGAAATAAATAGAGATAACGAAGTTTCCCTTTTCGCATTTCTTCCAACCGGCATTTTAGGTCTACCCCACAATCGGCCATAGGCATACTTTCCGTTGCCAAGTAACCCGCGTAATCCGAATGTTTGGTTTTTGGATAGGATTCTAAAAGTTTCCAAAAATAATTAGAATCAACATAGTATTTTCCGGAATTATAGTCGTACAATAACTTTGTTTGGTGGTGTTTTAAAAACTCTAAAGTAGATGGATCGTTATCCGGTTTGATTCCCTTCTCATTCATAAGATCCACTGTTTTCTTTAAAAAATATCCAGCTTTGGCCCGAATAAAAATGTATTCATCACCTGTAAATTTTCCGTTTAAGGAAATTGTAAAAATTGTATCTGTAATTTCTTGTTTTGCTGTAAAATCAATATTTTTGGAATGGATCATACGTTCCGCTTCAAATAACAAAGTAGACAAATACTGTTTGGGCGGAACCGAACGGACAACAGAACGTTTGATAAATCCAGAAAGTCCATCTTCTAATTTTACAGGGATCCAATCTTCCTTAGGGCTCTCAAGTGAATCCTTATCAAAATGAACAGGTTCGCCAAACTTAAGTTTACGCAAAACATCACTTTTCTGGTCAGCAAATAGATGTAAGTTGAGTCCAATGACTGGAATGACAATCTGAGAATTTGAGTCTCGTTTGAATAGTTCGGAAGGTTTTGTTTGTTTTGACTTTTCTTGTACGATCGGAGCGGAAATTAGCAATCCACTCGACATGAGCACGAAAACCATCCCTCTACGAAAGCATTTCAGTAAAGGGATGAACTTCATTTTACTTTTGTAAATCCTCAACCATTTGTTTGATACGAGCCACACCTTTTTCAATGTCTTTGTCACCTAAGGCATAAGACAAACGAATGGCTTTATCATCCCCAAAGGCAATGCCCGGCACTGCGGCCACATTGTATTTATCAAGGAGGACATCACAAAAAAGTTTGGAGTAAGAACTTTCTTTTTTTTCTGCGAGAAGTCGTTTGAACCCAGGAGTTGCGTAAACACCAGTGATATAAGGGAATGCATAAAAAGCACCTTCTGGCATCCGGCATTCCACACCTGGAATCTCACGTAATAGTCCCACGATGAGTTTACGACGTTTGTCAAAGGCCTTAAGCATTTCTGCCACAGGTGTTTGGTCACCAGTAAGAGCTGCCTCTGCTGCCGCTTGGGAAATGGAAGAGGCATTGCTTGTGGATTGGCCTTGCATGGTGTCCATGTTTTTCACAATCTCTGCGTTTCCTGCCCCGTATCCAATCCTCCAACCGGTCATGGAATACGCTTTGGACACTCCATTGATGACAAAGGTTTTTTCCTTCATCTTCTCGGAGATCATTGCAGGATTTACAAATTCCAA
This sequence is a window from Leptospira kanakyensis. Protein-coding genes within it:
- a CDS encoding Dps family protein; this translates as MMKINIGIPEEERSAISESLKKLLADTYTLYQKTHSYHWNVTGPMFQTLHILFMTQYTELWNAIDPIAERIRSLGYYAPMGGWEFAKYSSISEDKEVPKATDMIRRLVEGNEAVIRTARAAYEPAEKGNDQATLDLLTQRLDIHEKTAWMLRSLLED
- a CDS encoding alpha/beta fold hydrolase gives rise to the protein MKLSYKLYPFQQATEGKKSVGDIIILHGLFGSSKNWVTVAKTLSAFGSVYTLDQRNHGDSPHSDEHSIKLMSEDLEEFLTDHKIQNPILLGHSMGGLVAMYFDFTHPSFLKELIIQDIAPRSYPFAYENEIQSMSFPLQGFSSRTDIDAEMTKYLPDTFIRQFLLMSLERMDSGEYRWKLNVAGLNRARRVFESIFSESVSSDTKTLFLIGGKSEYITKDDLVLIEKKFPNLLVKIIPDGGHYIHFTHQKEYLQILGEEFSLIS
- a CDS encoding S1C family serine protease, which codes for MKSIFHLCFYFSFFTSLFFSCKTESQNPNQRIFTDYVSRTVSISIENEDLLGKKRWSGSGFLISKDGFVLTCAHVIGNYQKKLVVRLGGNGKRYLGKVISSDFKKDISLVALETDDTFNFFDLNEKGKAERGQTYYSISSPLGLEESFTSGIVSDPVRVGVDSIVSEISFLQVNQSILPGSSGAALFDVRGNLIGMAQFQLKNSEYNQQGVGFAILPKYLSEFLSSVSLTKFSKEEIQRGIVEVPTITDFLVQNLNLPTREGVLISYLVEKSPAEVSGLKRYDLIVEINGKKIRSNEELNSFFKEVAHSERLQIKVIRNRSEKVLYINP
- a CDS encoding SH3 domain-containing protein; translation: MSSGLLISAPIVQEKSKQTKPSELFKRDSNSQIVIPVIGLNLHLFADQKSDVLRKLKFGEPVHFDKDSLESPKEDWIPVKLEDGLSGFIKRSVVRSVPPKQYLSTLLFEAERMIHSKNIDFTAKQEITDTIFTISLNGKFTGDEYIFIRAKAGYFLKKTVDLMNEKGIKPDNDPSTLEFLKHHQTKLLYDYNSGKYYVDSNYFWKLLESYPKTKHSDYAGYLATESMPMADCGVDLKCRLEEMRKGKLRYLYLFPTGNYVNLYTKDLVTSLHSMTKDPDSIPCFTPVGEGIKSEISQMIRYASEIGPREKKQILPHLQILKKECFR
- a CDS encoding alpha/beta hydrolase: MKKILSTFIIFLTFFLLGAGYYFSTSIVSFPVTSLEEDKTKLKIESVADFGLPEPESIRFQNGSLRLRGWYFKNPKKKKCGVVLLHGHTRTRYGVLKYAPLFWKRGCSLFVYDARHHGESAGEYGTYGFYEKQDLERAIEFFSEISTVPEEQIGIFGASFGAATALQYAEGRNDFAFVIADSPYMDMRSIIEKRAVDLYSPLVLFLSPIALSIAELRADFLVDEVSPKKAAKYITIPVLIIHSRTDEFTPVSHSEEIYQNLKSNRKQLLVTDWGAKHCKSIDLRFDEYESVVNTFLKEKTSFPK
- a CDS encoding CsgG/HfaB family protein is translated as MKPYLACLSLLLSLFFANCRTMDAAVQYPDSGKTDLGITKVAVLLFDIEEAKWGDEFTDAVSLQIAKRLPIKVIEREQLSKVVNEQSFSKTGIIDTQTAVRLGKVLGVDALIFGRGSSLKKYDEKGKLIPNLVDTVSLKIVHIESGHVIVNARKKPGADWTIGRLLQYSLGLGLIWSREDILLTTSEYDFVAESLVERIVSELKK